From the genome of Apus apus isolate bApuApu2 chromosome 19, bApuApu2.pri.cur, whole genome shotgun sequence, one region includes:
- the LOC127392431 gene encoding alpha-1-acid glycoprotein 1-like isoform X1, translating to MAVVATILSLVALLPGDTLPCTTSRPDNTTASKLLGTWLYVAGAAQFPQHLLEMLLIDHGYLLVEPHVGEQELLLTQHVGIQDQCLTNNSTYLEIMAGNTTLVRHAKTQQTMGTLMSLSSEDILLIQYQLQRERTYLGLYLYARNQSVSPAQQEEFESQVQCLGLSKKEIVYAPWKRELCQVKEVEEGNSPGLEPMATVTASPPPVPTSPGN from the exons GCCTTGCTGCCCGGGGACACCCTTCCCTGCACAACCTCACGCCCGGACAACACCACGGCCTCCAAG CTCCTGGGGACATGGCTCTACGTGGCCGGGGCtgcccagttccctcagcacctcctggagatgctgctcaTCGACCATGGCTACCTCCTCGTGGAGCCCCACGttggggagcaggagctgctcctcacTCAGCACGTGGGCAT acaggaccagtgtctcaccaacaACTCCACCTACTTGGAAATCATGGCTGGTAACACCACGCTGGTGAGGCACG CCAAGACCCAGCAAACCATGGGGACCCTGATGAGCCTCAGCTCTGAAGACATTTTACTCATCCAGTACCAACTGCAGAGGGAAAGAACATACTTGGGGCTGTATCTCTATG CCCGGAACCAGAGCgtgagcccagcccagcaggaagAGTTTGAGAGCCAGGTCCAGTGCCTGGGGCTGAGCAAGAAGGAGATCGTGTACGCGCCGTGGAAAAGG GAGCTGTGTCAAGTGAAGGAAGTGGAAGAAGGAAACAGCCCAGGCCTGGAGCCCATGGCCACGGTCACAGCATCACCTCCTCCAGTACCCACCAGCCCAGGTAACTAA
- the LOC127392431 gene encoding alpha-1-acid glycoprotein-like isoform X2 yields MAVVATILSLVALLPGDTLPCTTSRPDNTTASKLLGTWLYVAGAAQFPQHLLEMLLIDHGYLLVEPHVGEQELLLTQHVGIQDQCLTNNSTYLEIMAGNTTLVRHAKTQQTMGTLMSLSSEDILLIQYQLQRERTYLGLYLYARNQSVSPAQQEEFESQVQCLGLSKKEIVYAPWKRSGTTCFSHNKEKKAHSFLQ; encoded by the exons GCCTTGCTGCCCGGGGACACCCTTCCCTGCACAACCTCACGCCCGGACAACACCACGGCCTCCAAG CTCCTGGGGACATGGCTCTACGTGGCCGGGGCtgcccagttccctcagcacctcctggagatgctgctcaTCGACCATGGCTACCTCCTCGTGGAGCCCCACGttggggagcaggagctgctcctcacTCAGCACGTGGGCAT acaggaccagtgtctcaccaacaACTCCACCTACTTGGAAATCATGGCTGGTAACACCACGCTGGTGAGGCACG CCAAGACCCAGCAAACCATGGGGACCCTGATGAGCCTCAGCTCTGAAGACATTTTACTCATCCAGTACCAACTGCAGAGGGAAAGAACATACTTGGGGCTGTATCTCTATG CCCGGAACCAGAGCgtgagcccagcccagcaggaagAGTTTGAGAGCCAGGTCCAGTGCCTGGGGCTGAGCAAGAAGGAGATCGTGTACGCGCCGTGGAAAAGG AGCGGGACAACATGTTTTTCACATAACAAGGAGAAGAAAGCCCACTCCTTTCTTCAGTAA